The stretch of DNA CTGGACTGGCCGCAGGATGACCCACAGCCTGAGGAACAACAGCAGGGCTTACAGCAGCTGGACTGGCAGCAGGATGACCCACAACctgaggagcagcagcagggctTACAGCAGCTGGACTGGGAGCAGCAGGGTTTGCAGCAGCTGGACTGGGAGCAGCCACAAGAACCACAGCCCCCCTTGGAGCCCCCACAGGAGCCACAGCCCCCCTTGGAGCCCCCGCAGGAGCCACAGCCCCCCTTGGATCCCCCACaggagccacagctggagcaggaaCAGGCTGGCACACAGCAGCACACGGGCTTGCAGCAGCAGATGGGCACACAGCAGCTGGAGCCACAGCCCCCACAGCCGGAGCCACAGCCTCCGGAGCAGCCACAGCAGCCCATAGTTCTGGTGGATTGAGGGTGGAGCAGGTAGAGGAGCAGGTGAGAGGCAAGTGGCAGGTGCAGGTGTGGAGCTCCCTGAACCCCGGCTCTTTATATTCCTGCCCAGGTGTTTGTACTGATCACATGAATACTTCTGTTGTTGTTTCTGCTGTTTCACATGCACAAGTGTTATTTTTAATCTCTTCACCATCCTATGAGCCGCCATCAGCTCAAGCCAAGCTCTACTTTCCTTGGTTTCTAAATTTGGCCTCTTCCTCATAGGCATTTCCCTTTGTTAGAA from Piliocolobus tephrosceles isolate RC106 chromosome 13, ASM277652v3, whole genome shotgun sequence encodes:
- the LOC111520605 gene encoding LOW QUALITY PROTEIN: tetratricopeptide repeat protein 14 homolog (The sequence of the model RefSeq protein was modified relative to this genomic sequence to represent the inferred CDS: deleted 1 base in 1 codon; substituted 1 base at 1 genomic stop codon), producing MTSEAEQLRPAEVCGQSLRSCTGSTRGHSSWTGNSRVCSSWTGSRMTHSLRSSSRAYSSCTGNSRAYNSWTGNSRACSSWTGRRMTHSLRNNSRAYSSWTGSSHKNHSPPWSPHRSHSPPWSPRRSHSPPWIPHRSHSWSRNRLAHSSTRACSSRWAHSSWSHSPHSRSHSLRSSHSSPXFWWIEGGAGRGAGERKWQVQVWSSLNPGSLYSCPGVLGVPGAQEAVVAWLAGGPLSLVLRALLTDADPPPSGIGVYVNGGRFLTPNDTD